A section of the Pseudanabaena mucicola str. Chao 1806 genome encodes:
- a CDS encoding Uma2 family endonuclease, translating to MTAQLVTPNTHLNLHKFTTKQYQLMYESGVFAESDRYELINGEIREMSPIGIKHAVCVTRLTKIFEQKLGDRTIIWAQNPILLSDYSQPQPDVAILKWRDDFYASALPTPEDIFLIIEVADSTIAYDRDVKRLLYAANGIPEMWLFDLNQQIIEGYLQPSASGYKRSQRYEQGDTLSLLAFPDVIFNWEALI from the coding sequence ATGACAGCCCAATTAGTTACACCTAATACTCACCTCAATCTACATAAATTTACAACTAAGCAATATCAGCTTATGTACGAATCGGGCGTGTTTGCTGAAAGTGATCGCTATGAATTAATCAATGGAGAAATTAGAGAAATGTCGCCGATTGGGATCAAACACGCAGTTTGTGTAACTCGTTTGACTAAAATTTTTGAACAAAAATTAGGCGATCGGACAATTATCTGGGCGCAAAATCCGATTCTCCTTAGTGATTATTCTCAGCCTCAGCCAGATGTTGCCATTCTTAAATGGCGTGATGATTTTTATGCTAGTGCTTTGCCAACACCAGAGGATATTTTTTTGATTATCGAAGTTGCCGATAGTACGATCGCCTATGACCGTGATGTAAAAAGGCTACTTTATGCTGCCAACGGGATTCCTGAAATGTGGCTTTTTGACCTAAATCAGCAAATTATCGAAGGATATTTGCAGCCATCTGCTTCAGGTTATAAGCGATCGCAGCGCTATGAACAGGGTGATACTCTATCTTTGCTTGCATTTCCTGATGTGATTTTTAATTGGGAAGCCCTGATATAA